The Sediminispirochaeta bajacaliforniensis DSM 16054 nucleotide sequence CAATCCTTCCTTCCCTCTTTTTTTACTGGATGTGCCGTACATCAATGCGTATGATAAGTTCATGAGAAATAAGCGCATCGGACGAATTCGGAGCGGCTTGCTGATAGCCTCTATCGTCGTCATGCTTTCCGTTATCGGAACTCTTCAGCATCGGTGGTTTAAGCGTGCTGCCGTTGGTGAGTTGGCCCGAAGTTACCGTTCGATTTACACCCTCGTCATACGAACAGCCGCCAGAGAGTTTCAGCGTTTCAATCCGCTCTTTGACGCGCTTCAATCCGAGCATGGCGCGATAGAGGCGACAGTGGAAAAGCAGTGGTTGTTATACGGTCCGAAAGGCGCCGTCGTCGAGCTCTTTGATTCCATTTCATGGCTTGATACCGCCGCTCCACAAGAGCTTCATTCATATCAAGGGCCTGAAGCAGGATGGTCGCTTATCCACGATCCCCTCTTTGTTGCTTCGCTTCCTTTTTCTGTTTCTGGTGACATCCTGAAAGAGGGAATGGCCTTCGACGACTATCAGGGAAACAGCTGGTTCGTTATGCCAGGAAACGAAAAAGGCAGGCTGGTTATGATTCGATTCAATAACGATGCCTTTTTTTCGAAGCATGTGGAACCTGCAATAGCTCTTGCCTTGCCCGAGTTCAGAATTTCCTGGATGGATTTTGAAGAGATGCGAAAGCGAAATCTTCCTTTCAAATTCAACTGGGGCTGGGATGATCGGATTTCCTTTCGGCCTTTTGAAAGTTTGCTCGGCTTTTCGAAAGCGCCACGTGAGATAGGTATTTTTGTTCCGCTGGTCTATGATCGGGAAGATCAGCATCCGGATCCGGGACCTGGACGATTTGCCGTTATCGAGTCCCTCAACGGTCCCGTTACCGGAGATCTTGAATACACCCTTGCGATGAATTGGTTCCTTGGAATGCTTCTGCTCGCCGGTGTGGGAGGAGGTTTTATTGTTCTGGTCCTTCAGATGAAGCGGCTGAGTCTCTTGCGTTCCCAGGAGCGGGAATTTGTCGCATCGATAAGTCATGAGCTCCGTACTCCTCTCTCCGTGATCCGCTCTGCCGCCGATAATCTCTCCAGCGGTATCGTTCCACCCGAGAGATTCGATACCTACTGCTCGCTTATTTCCGGCCAGGTCGATCGGCTCGGTGGCATGATCGAGGAGGTCCTGCTCTATTCCGGTATGGAAAGCAGATTAGCCGCCGGACGCCGGCAAAACAGTGAGAGGCCCCTTCTTTTTGCCCCTTTCTTTCAGGAACTGGAACATGAACTTTCCCAGCTTGCCTCCGAATACGGGAAAAATCTGGAGCTGAGAAGCAGCGGACTGCCACGAGGCGCCGTTACCGATTCCGAAGCCCTTGCCATGATTATCAGGAACCTGGTAATCAATGCGGTGTATCATGCCTGGAAGCGAGAGGAGGAGGGAACCGTAATTGTCACCGCTCGCTTACAGGTGCCTCGAAGTCTTGTCTTTACCGTTGAGGATGACGGCAGAGGAATAGAGCCCAAGGAACAAAGGCGTATCTTTGATCCCTTTTATCGTGATAAAATAAGCAGAGAGGCGCAGGAACAAGGGTCTGGGCTTGGCCTGTTCTTGGCGTCTAAAAGGGCCCTTTTATTGGGGGGGACGCTTCGTGTCGAAAGCCCTAGAATATTAATTGACGGACGCAAAGCGTCCGGGACCAAATTCGTTCTTGTTATCCCCTGGGTCCCGTATGAAGAGGAAGAGGATGAGCAACATTTTAATCATTGAAGATGAGCCGGGTCTGCAAATGACGCTCGAAGACCGCCTGCGCGTCGAAGGATACGAGGTTACCCTTGCCGGTGATGGTCTGCGGGGAGAGGCCGCGGCTCTTACGGGACAACACGATTTGATTATCCTGGATATTATGCTTCCGGGAAGAGACGGGTTTAGTGTTTGTTCAAGGCTCCGTAAGGCGGGCATTAACACTCCCGTGCTGATGCTTACGGCCAGAGGCAGCGATATCGACATTGTTGCCGGCCTCAGACAGGGAGCCGACGACTATATGGCGAAACCCTTTGACATGAATATCCTCCTTGCCAGGGTTGAGGCGCTTTTGCGACGTGCGACCATGGCCTCTTCTGCCTTGGCCGAAGAGGGGGAGCAGCCAAGATACCAGTTCGGCACTTTTCTGCTCGATCTCGATAAAAGAGAGCTCTATCTTGATGATGATCCTGTTCTGTTGAGTGCCCAGGAGTATCGACTCTTGGAGTATCTGGTGCGGCGGCCTAATAAGGTGCTTTCAAGGGACCAAATTATGGATGAGGTGTGGAGCTATTCTTCCGAGGCCACCAGCCGGACCGTTGATGTTCATGTTGCTAAGCTGCGGCAGAAGCTTGGTGAAACCGCCATCCCCCGTCATATTCTGACCATACGCGGGAGAGGATATAAATTCATTCCCTAAAACGTCGATCTATCGCTTTTTTGCCGTAACGACACAATCCACCTGCACAGGCGCCCCATCGGTATCATACCCCGATGGATGCCGTTGGCTTTCAGCCTTTATGATCTCCATCCCCGCGAGAAGAGCCGTGAGCTTTTGAGGCGTATAGAGGAGTTCCTGATTTTGCGGCCCACCCAGAGTGTTTTTCGCATCATGGCCGATCACCAGTAAGGTACCCTCATGCTTGAGGGCCTTCTGCGCCTTCTGTAAAACAAGGGCAAGCAACTCCGTGCCGGGGTGAAAATAGCATATGGTGACCAGATCGAAGCTCTGTGGCTCGGGATCGTAGCTCCTCACATCCGCTATCACCCCATGGATGGAAAGACCGGCTTCCGCCGCCATTGCTTTTCCCGCTTCAATTGCAACATCGGAGAAATCGACAGCGGTAACTTCCCATCCCCGGGATGCCAGAGCCATTGCATTGTGCCCCGTTCCTGCTGCCAGATCCAGCGCTTTGCCCGGCTGTAACGGTGCCGTTTCTTTCAAGAAAATGGGACTTGGCACTTTGTGATGGTTATTGCCGTTGCGGTATCGGCTGTTCCAGCGTTCTCTCCTGTCATCTTCCACAATTGCTGCTCCTAATCCTTTATAGAAAGGCCCTTTAAAAACCGTCGTAAGGCCTGGTCCCCGCAGGCGCGGTACTGCCGGCTGCCTCTTTTGCGAAAAAAGGCGGACAACTCTGATTTCGTGATGTCGAATTCGGCCTTGTGAAAGGTAGCCAGCATTGCTTCTTCCTGCAAATTAAAGGCTATGCGCAACTTTTTGAGGACAAGATTGTTGTCGGGAATAATAGAAAGGTTCCGGGGGGCCGGTTTATCGGAGGGTCCCCTCCTTTTCAGGATAAGCCCGTCCAGAAAGCGTGCAAGCACCTCATCCCTGCACGGCAAAAAGCCTGGCTCATCGTCTCTTGCCAGAAGGTTAGCCATATCTTCGGCGGACATTGTATATCCGCCCAGCGCCAGCACTTCCGTCATCTCTTTATCGTCGGCATTGATGATATATCGAACCCTTCGTAAAATATCGTTATTATCCACGACAGCTCCTTCCTCTTTCCCACAAGATAGCACGAAGGAGCATGGGGTGTATATTCCTATCCCTATCTTCCTTTCTTCAGGACTGCGATTTCTCCGGAGCTGAGGTAACGGACCTTGCTTCCCTCCAAGAGGTAGGAAAGCTTTGCCGTTTCTTCGAGTTCTTCCATGGTGTCGCCTGCCTCAAACAGGCTCTTTCCCGTCACCACCGGACCGTGGTTTTGAAGAAGAAAGGCCGTATACCTTCCTGCATATGCCTCCAGTTCTCTGGCGATTCCGATATCTCCGGGAGGATAGTAGGGGATCAGCGGTAATGTGCCGATTTTCATGACGTAGTATGGGGTGAAGGGGGGTATGACCTCGTCAGGATTAATGTCATTTCTGCAGGCAAGCAAGGTGCTCCAGGTAGAATGGAGGTGAAGTACGGCACCGCACTCCTGATCTCCCCGATAGAGGGACAGGTGGAATTGTATCTCTTTGGAGGGACGCAGGCCGGAAAGAAGCCTGCCGGTCATGTCGACGACGGAAAGCTCCCCGGCGGATAGGCGCCCGAGGCTGGAGCCGGAGGGGGTTGCAAGGATGCTTTCCCCGTCGATACGAGCCGAGATATTCCCGGCTCCTCCGACAGCATACCCTCTATCAAAAAGAGATTTCCCGATACGTACCATCTCCATCCTCAGCTGTTCTTCGTTCATATAAAAAACTCCTGGGCCTTTACAAAGAAATCGTCATTGCCGAAATTGCCCGACTTCAGTGCAAGGTAGAGATCCTGACCGACGGCCCTGACCCAGGGAACCCCGGGATCGATTTGAGGGCCAATGAAAAAGGCCGAAAGACCAAGGCTTTGTACCACCTTACCAGCCGTTTCTCCTCCAGCAACAATAAAATTCTTTACCCCGGCTCCGAGAAGCCTGCTTGCAAGTTTTCCGAAAAGCTCTTCGATGGCCCTTCCCACATCCTGAG carries:
- a CDS encoding sensor histidine kinase, coding for MRNKRIGRIRSGLLIASIVVMLSVIGTLQHRWFKRAAVGELARSYRSIYTLVIRTAAREFQRFNPLFDALQSEHGAIEATVEKQWLLYGPKGAVVELFDSISWLDTAAPQELHSYQGPEAGWSLIHDPLFVASLPFSVSGDILKEGMAFDDYQGNSWFVMPGNEKGRLVMIRFNNDAFFSKHVEPAIALALPEFRISWMDFEEMRKRNLPFKFNWGWDDRISFRPFESLLGFSKAPREIGIFVPLVYDREDQHPDPGPGRFAVIESLNGPVTGDLEYTLAMNWFLGMLLLAGVGGGFIVLVLQMKRLSLLRSQEREFVASISHELRTPLSVIRSAADNLSSGIVPPERFDTYCSLISGQVDRLGGMIEEVLLYSGMESRLAAGRRQNSERPLLFAPFFQELEHELSQLASEYGKNLELRSSGLPRGAVTDSEALAMIIRNLVINAVYHAWKREEEGTVIVTARLQVPRSLVFTVEDDGRGIEPKEQRRIFDPFYRDKISREAQEQGSGLGLFLASKRALLLGGTLRVESPRILIDGRKASGTKFVLVIPWVPYEEEEDEQHFNH
- a CDS encoding response regulator transcription factor: MSNILIIEDEPGLQMTLEDRLRVEGYEVTLAGDGLRGEAAALTGQHDLIILDIMLPGRDGFSVCSRLRKAGINTPVLMLTARGSDIDIVAGLRQGADDYMAKPFDMNILLARVEALLRRATMASSALAEEGEQPRYQFGTFLLDLDKRELYLDDDPVLLSAQEYRLLEYLVRRPNKVLSRDQIMDEVWSYSSEATSRTVDVHVAKLRQKLGETAIPRHILTIRGRGYKFIP
- a CDS encoding class I SAM-dependent methyltransferase, which produces MEDDRRERWNSRYRNGNNHHKVPSPIFLKETAPLQPGKALDLAAGTGHNAMALASRGWEVTAVDFSDVAIEAGKAMAAEAGLSIHGVIADVRSYDPEPQSFDLVTICYFHPGTELLALVLQKAQKALKHEGTLLVIGHDAKNTLGGPQNQELLYTPQKLTALLAGMEIIKAESQRHPSGYDTDGAPVQVDCVVTAKKR
- a CDS encoding YehS family protein, with product MDNNDILRRVRYIINADDKEMTEVLALGGYTMSAEDMANLLARDDEPGFLPCRDEVLARFLDGLILKRRGPSDKPAPRNLSIIPDNNLVLKKLRIAFNLQEEAMLATFHKAEFDITKSELSAFFRKRGSRQYRACGDQALRRFLKGLSIKD
- the otnC gene encoding 3-oxo-tetronate 4-phosphate decarboxylase produces the protein MNEEQLRMEMVRIGKSLFDRGYAVGGAGNISARIDGESILATPSGSSLGRLSAGELSVVDMTGRLLSGLRPSKEIQFHLSLYRGDQECGAVLHLHSTWSTLLACRNDINPDEVIPPFTPYYVMKIGTLPLIPYYPPGDIGIARELEAYAGRYTAFLLQNHGPVVTGKSLFEAGDTMEELEETAKLSYLLEGSKVRYLSSGEIAVLKKGR